The genome window AGATATTTTCTTCGTGAAAATTTAAACTTGTTGTGAAATATAAACCGGAATAAGTCAAATctcgtgtacatatacatgcgtGCGTAAACGTATATGTACTTTGATAGGTAGGCTGGCATGTGGCATTGTTCTACTTCAAAGCATTTTTGTTATTCGTTTTAGTAATTATAGAAGATATACAATGAGTGACTAAtaatatcagatttattaaacAACGTTAAACTTgtaatgtaattttcatttgttcagaGCCTTTGGCGAGGATCAAATGGAAATTTCATTACAAGTTTACCGTTGTTAACGCGCTACTGCAGTGAAATGACAACAGGTGCTTCTCACCTTTGCAGTCCCTGTGGGCCCTAGCTCAGCTCATTGCGCCTTCTTCTCTGGTTGTACataagaaggtctgccagccatcCACAGACTACCATGGGTTTAGCCCGGGCTCTGCAAGGGTTCTTCCCTTCATATTGCTAGCCGTCtgggtataagtgaaatattcttgagtacaacacaaaacaaaactgattaataaaaaaattaaatgtaaactTATTCCCTAGATATATGTATTTCCTGACAATGTATTTTGACAATTTCAAGTCGTCCATCACCAAAAGTTCAGCACATTTTTCTTACCTCCTCAGCAAAGAACTGGTGTTTCGTTATTAAGATGTATGCATACtaattcattttaacattttacaacaccattacaaatttataatcaatatttttacagctttcatattttatttttcatagaTCTAGAAACTCTTCTCCTAGTGTACTCCATGGGTAACTGGAACTCGAGAATGGTACAAAGTAACACAAAAATCTCGAATTTCTTCTTCACGTCTGAAGTCCAAATTAAAGGCGGGAACAAGATAACAATTACGTGAATTTGAGATGAAAGTGTTCGAAAataagttatatacatgtatgtggtcttcagtattttttgtcgatttttttaatgagaaaaagacatttgaaaataattttgtgtggtgggtatttggaccacctcttggtatatatattgtcccTGCGAGTAATGTTCTAAAGGAGTAAGTAACGCATGTTTCctacatatagatatatttgtGCTAGAATTTGGTCTGTTCacctaacaaatgtgttcaacctggatttaaatcatgtttgtgttttcaatatatttaatgatattatCTCATTCAGTTTGAATACATGTCTTCGGAAATATACCAGGCCTggaaaattcaaaaatttacttAACCCTAGAAAAGGTTATGTGAAAAAGACTCTAGGTAACCCATAGTTtgtttaataaaaattatttgcttAACCCGTAGGTTAGGCAAAAAGGTTAAGCGAAAAGGTTACGTTGGCGTAGTTCTGAACAGACGGCAAAATTGCACTTTTCAACGAACGCCGTCCGGCGTCGGGTGTTATTTAAAGGTGTTGGGCGCACACTTTACATCTTAACAAAGTTATTTCGCCCTCGGCGTTCACTTTAATTAAGAAATTGACTCTAAAACACcactttttgaaagtttttacaGAGATGGTACATTTCGAGGACATCCCGCCAATTGCAAAGCACTTTCTGCGCATTGTCGATATAAACCTTATTCTCATAACCTCGCAGTTCAACGCTGTCTTTACACTGACACAGTTTGCTCATCCCCTGATACAGTTGAAATTGCACATGGGAACAGGGTGAATTATTGTCCTTGAATTCTTAACTCCCTTGTTTAGAACTCTTCTAGCATTTGGATTTGGGCGAAGCCACCGCTCCGGCAGGAGTAGTCCGTTGACACGATTATGTTTTTAAGGTTATGGTTATTTTTTCGGGCGAACGACAAAAAAATTCACGCGATTTTAATCTTGCGAAAGCTTTGTGCGAACGAAACGATCTTTCGCGCGATATTTCGAGGGCTGTAAACAATACATTTACTACattggaataaatttattagacatgcatcacattcttatttagaacattagaGGGCCAAGTCGAtatatttaatgaatattttcaaatacctttcTCTCctaaaagaaaatatcaaaaaaaaaatagtaatgaccatatttgcaaacaaCTTTTCAGGCACTTTTCATCTaatatttgcatcatttttatgtgttcTTCTCCATTAAAGCTTTATCTCAAGTCTGTTGTGTATTGATACGCTGTACAATGAAATCGCTTTTCTACAATATGTTCGCAATCTCTCGGATATTTGTCTGGACACACAATTCATCTGGCTTACAGTTACATGAACACTGAATAAGAACAATTTTCTACAGTATTATACAGTTCATGCTACAGTTTTTTTCGTGCTCATTGTCTTCATACAAGTCGGATCTACAACTTTTATTCGATAAGGATATATTACGGGTGCATTTTTATCACTATTATTACAAAAATCGATATAGCGGTGGTGATTTTGCATTTGAGTGGTGTCCATCACCAGGCTTACAGCGTCTGTTTTATTTGAGGATTGTCGATTGCCATAGATATCTATTCTCATCTTGACAGCCACCTGCATGGCTACATCAACGCCACGCATGCGCAAGATGAAATGTTTTAGACCCATGGTAGATCGTCAGCAAACATTTCAATCGCACGTAAAACAGGTGAATAATCTTTGTCAATTGATTGTCCGTCAGACTTTCAAAAACACGTTGTTTTCTTCCACATCACAATGTTGAACACCACATAGCTTCTGTCGTGAATATATGATAGTGAACGTTGTTAACAGATTCCCTACCTTAACGCTGTGAGGAACGACATACTGTGATATCAGTGGAATACTGCTGTACTATTTTGAAAGATCTCCATCGATACTGAGCAGTTTTGATACAGGATGCCAAGCCGTGTGTAACGCTTGGAAGGCTGTGGATAGGGTGTAGTAGGCGGTGGATATGACGTACCAGGCGGTGGGAAGAGTACACAAGGTGGTCATCAATCTGTAACAGGTGGTTGACAGAAGGTGGGGCTATTGACAGACAGATTAAGGTTCCAGAAGCAGTAGATGCCACACTGGAGGAAGATAAGGTGTATCAGGTGCTCCACAAACTGTTATAGACAGTAGATAGCATACAAGTGGGGATGCAATTAGAGTAACAGGGGGGTACACTGATGCAGGCGTGAGATGTCCACATTGCCGTCAGATAAGTTCTAACGGATGCTCCACAAATTATTACAAATAGTAGATATCATACAATTGAAGATGCAACTGTAACTGTGGAAACGGTGGCATATACCAAATCTGAGGGCAGAAAATGGTTTATTAACCGtatcatgaaataaaacacaagaaaaacaatCGGCTGTCGGACCAATGAGCAGAACTACAATACCGACTTTTGTGACACATGTAAACCTTGATCTAGCGGGCGTTAAGTTTTACTGAACATGACGAATTTCGCATAGTGAATTGAGCTGATCGGTGTACAGGATTAAAAGGTAAGCTTGTTTCCCTCGTTGGTTGTGTCACCTACAATGTGTTAATGCTATTCTATTTGGTATATCCACTTTCTGGAACATACGCGCGTTGACGATGTGAACCCATACGATGGCTGTGATGATTGCTTATGTCATGATTACCTGGGTTCTGATAACACCTGGCCAATTAGGATAAGAGATCGAATCCAACTCCGTAATCTAATCCCGTTTTGCAAATCTGTGGCCGTGATACAGTTGAAATACAGTTGAGTGCAACGCATTTTTACTTACAAAGAAATGTATTACTCACGTATTACTCTATTATGTATTCCATacttcatatttcatatttcatacgTGTACCTATGTATCAAGTAAATCTGTTTGTGTTGACTTGTCGGTGAACTTAGAATCTCCCTAGGTTCAGGGACAATCAGCAGCACCAAGACAGGTTCTTAGGCCCCATTCCGAGGCAGGGCTCAACTTTAAAAAGTTTGTTGTTACGCTTTCTATGCCCTCGATCGCTGGTTCATTTTGGGTAAGACATTCGCACACCCTGCATCAGCCAATTAGCCCATGATAAAGTCGTAGTGTGCACGAAGTCAGTTCGTTAGAGGTTTGCGTTCAAGACATATTATATTAGAAAGATGGGGATGAAGTGGTTAGAGCTCGCATTGCCACAAAGGGATTATTTACGTTAGGAGCCAAGTCCTATCTGTCACCAAATGGTTGTAGACCATAGAGTTGTGCAGTCCAAGTTGGCACTAAGTGGTCATTGACGCCAGAATTGCCCAGTTCCACTTGTCACCAAATGGTTATAGACCTTCGAGTTGTGTAGTCTCAAATGATGGATGTGTACTATCCTTATTGCCACCAAGTGGTTGTAGATGTTAGAGTTGTCCAGTGCCAGTTGCCATGAAGTGGTTGTAGATGTTAGAGCTGTCCAGTGCCAGTTGCCATGAAGTGGTTGTAGACGTTAGGGTTGTCCAGTGCCAGTTGCCATGAAGTGGTTGTAGACGTTAGAGTTGTCCAGTGCCAGTTGCCATGAAGTGGTTGTAGACGTTAGAGTCGTCCAGTGCCAGTTGCCATGAAGTGGTTGTAGACGTTAGAGTTGTTCAGTGCCAGTTGTCATGAAGTGGTTGTAGACGTTGGAGTTGTCCAGTGCCAGTTGCCATGAAGTGGTTGTAGATGTTAGAGTTGTCCAGTGCCAGTTGTCATGAAGTGGTTGTAGACGTTAGAGTTGCGGTAGGCTTAAATAACGCAACAGTGCAGTCTTCTAGTTGGTTATATTTCCTCTTGTTTCAGATGATTGCATGGAAAGTGTTAAAGATGTTCGCAGCGAACAACGTCGTTTTGATGTGCTGTAGCATTGTGTACATCCCCTTGGCTTTTATGGTATTCCTTCCGGGTCAAGTCCGACCGACCGTAAATGAACTTCACACGACCTCGACTACCAAACTGAATTATCCAACATCGGGCAACTTTGGCCGTTTCCTGGAAAGTCTGGGTTATTTCAAACACAGCACTTTAACGTCACAGGCTTCAACAATGAAAGGAAGTTTGAAGCGTCATATAGGAGCAACCCGACAGATAAGTAATCCCGTTAATTAAACGTTTTGAGATAACACGCAGGCATCATACTTTGTTACTAACTCGGTAACAAATGACTTCGGCGTGTGCCCGTAATTCGTGGCGGAACGCGATTTGTGTATGATTTGCTCGGCATTTGTAGCTATGCTGCTTGTATTAGGCAGCTGACGTCGTTCTTATGGTTATTTGCGCTCTCTAACCTTTGATGAAGGCCGTTTGTTTTCCGCAATGCTGAGTGCATACATATATCTGCTCgtgacatgtgggaaagttcgtcagtatcttgccaaaggtcggtggcttACACTGGGCTCTCCTGTTTCTTCCACTCATGAAACTAACCGTTATTGTGTAAGGGAACAATTATTGAGGGAAGCAAACAAGAACCCCagaagtaaatcaataaatcaataagtcGGTATAAACCATGAACAGATAAGTACTCAAAGTTGGttccgtgtttttttttcttttttttaagagCGTTTTGATGTGTTGGCATCCGGGGAACAAGACTTACGCAGGCAGCCCAGAGAGCCCGATCAGTGGAGCTGCAGTCAATCCTCGCGTCAGAGAAGAGAGGGTGCAAGTTCTATGTCAACCACTGAAATGTGGGAAGTCTCTGGGACGACTTCTGTGTTTACCGAAAATTTTTCGCCAGCAGAGGCCACACCAACGATGGCCAGTCCAACAGATCTCACACCTTCTACTACTGATGCAAGGAATATATCATTTTACGGAACCGATGCCCTCGGAAATAGCACCAGACTTCACAACGGAACATTCTATGGTTTAAACGGAACATGTTTACAGTCAAACGGATCAACTTTGTATTCAAAAGGCCTTGCTTTCTATTCTAATAATACAGGTCTTTACTTTAGAGGAATCCTGTTAAATTCAAACCCAATGATGTTTTATACTGACAAAAGAAGCTTAAAGTTGAACGTAACAACTTTATATGCAAACTTAACTGGTAACATGAGTGTAAATTTTCCAAACGTCACATTTCACAATACGACTGACACATTACCAGGTGAGAGCGATCTTATAATCGAGACTGCCGAAGGAAACATAACTCTAAGTGACCAATGCCCCAGCGATTTGGCCCTGTTAATGAATACGACAGAAGGTAACGGTACATCCCAAAGTAACACAACGATACCAACTACTCCAATGACACATAACGGAACGTCAGCAATGACAGATAACGGAACGTCTGCTTTGCCAAATAACGGAACGTCAGCAATGCCAGATAACGGAACGTCAGTCATGCCAGAGCACGCAGTTACTACCCTCTCCACAGCCTTGAACCTGTGGCCCTCAGGGCAGTACAGTCTGCCAGTACCCCGGGGAGAATGTCCCGAGAAAGGTGAGTATAGCTAAGGTCATGGCGGGATGGCCGGTTTATGTGTAAATCGTTACGGACCGACGGACGAACAAACAGATGGATTAGACAGGTGGATTGATGGTGAAAAACTGCATGAGCAGATGCATAGATCggtggatgaatgaatggacGAACAAATGGATGGAGGAAGGGTGGTTACATGGACGAACAGATGGAAAGTTCTTGAATACGCgtcaatacatgtaggtggataAACGAACAAAATGAATGGAGGGAAGGAATTTTAAATAGATTGGCGGACTGAATGACGGACAAGCGGAGATATGGATGATAGGTGTACAATTagtgaatggatggatggatgaaagAATTTAGGGTTGGATGACATCAGTAGACATAGATAAATGTACGCATATTTGGTTAATGGAACGGGTGGACTGACGGATGAAAAGGTGGAAATCtacgtgtatatgtagataaatgGGTCAATGGCTGGATGGCTGGATGGCTGGATGGATGGCTGGATGGATGGCTGGCTGGATGGATGGATGCGGGTAGATGAGACAAATGATTTTGAGAGGGAAGAATTGGGAGTATTGGTGATGCGACATAACCTTTCCGGTTGCTCCAACATGGTGCATCCTATGTCCTTGTCAAAACTTTTTAAAGAAGGAAAGACAGATTCGTATACCTATATTAACCAACGTACTGGGCAATGAACCAATGAGAA of Liolophura sinensis isolate JHLJ2023 chromosome 13, CUHK_Ljap_v2, whole genome shotgun sequence contains these proteins:
- the LOC135481071 gene encoding uncharacterized protein LOC135481071 → MSTTEMWEVSGTTSVFTENFSPAEATPTMASPTDLTPSTTDARNISFYGTDALGNSTRLHNGTFYGLNGTCLQSNGSTLYSKGLAFYSNNTGLYFRGILLNSNPMMFYTDKRSLKLNVTTLYANLTGNMSVNFPNVTFHNTTDTLPGESDLIIETAEGNITLSDQCPSDLALLMNTTEGNGTSQSNTTIPTTPMTHNGTSAMTDNGTSALPNNGTSAMPDNGTSVMPEHAVTTLSTALNLWPSGQYSLPVPRGECPEKANFTKDNAFVEQSLRSFLQAQGITFCQRLADGMLPISWDEGQYCVFAANASAVCPGVLLPENITVDRFGGSSLTLRYCCADIHSERPITMPRTSPFYLLPIMNQPCTEVAGMNSTVENTTVKLRNIQYVTSSENAPAYFWSPDAQALTFSFCRYTSPGMIMSKPGATNDLDTVQLVAIIVSVCLIVVIIVVVIACVVLRRRRKAEGDPDISVIELPSVEEPSSGKGRFPFACDLGMSFVCGHIACSEDYT